From the genome of Sphingobacterium kitahiroshimense, one region includes:
- a CDS encoding phosphocholine-specific phospholipase C has protein sequence MNSSRRDFIKKSALLSGSAALAGMLPATIQRALAINPEAGSTFYDAEHVVFLMQENRSFDHLYGTLKGIRGFNDPRAISLPNGNSVWAQSTEDGKTYIPFRLNVKDTKAPWMGSTPHGWADQTDARNAGKYDRWLNVKKPYNKDYADVPLTLGYCDRSDFPFYYSLADAFTVCDQHFCSSITGTHPNRWYWMTGTVREKNEPQAKAHLWNISDYNKPTLNWKTFPERLEEKGISWRIYQNELTIGAGLSGEESNWLGNFGTNVMEYFKAYNVRLHPGNVHNLNQRKKVVQQEIDRIGANPSEEADQRRLQAAIKVLGMIDESLEIYTIGNFEKLTSREKSLNNKAFTINSNDPDFHSLTTLMYKDGNEERKLQVPKGDVLHQFRDDVAQNKLPTVSWLMTPANFSDHPGRPWFGSWYVNEVMEILLKNPEVWKKTIFILTYDENDGFFDHVPPYAAPNPYRQDVGKVSANIDAKMEWVLKDQQTNPSAMDDRIRESSIGLGYRVPLVIASPWTRGGFVNSELFDHTSSLRFLENFLARKFGKDIREENITTWRRSICGDLTSIFRPFNKDKTDPVDHIDKQAFIEDVYKSQYKDIPKNYRPLTVEEVVKINRDPKSFSLFPVQEKGIKSSCPIPYELYVDGNFDHENKKYEVTFQAGNQVHQSKSNGAPFLLYAIEPYENELLRTWEYAVTAGDLLKDSWNLSSFKNGNYHFKTYAPNGFYREFRGTSHHPEISVKCGYEFEKGYSNCLTGSVQLNFHNSSAEERKLTIKDASYQQQSKAIILKPNEKKSIVVALSASHGWYDLVIEATGFPNWLERFAGHVETGQVSKTDPLMGGVYSIKNA, from the coding sequence ATGAATAGCTCAAGAAGAGATTTTATAAAAAAGTCGGCACTCCTTTCTGGGAGTGCCGCTTTGGCAGGTATGCTACCAGCCACGATACAAAGAGCTTTGGCGATCAATCCGGAGGCAGGTAGTACATTTTATGATGCCGAACATGTTGTTTTTTTGATGCAGGAAAACCGTTCTTTTGACCATCTGTATGGTACATTGAAGGGTATTCGCGGATTCAATGACCCAAGGGCGATCAGTCTGCCGAATGGAAATAGCGTATGGGCACAATCTACTGAAGATGGAAAGACCTATATACCTTTTAGGTTGAATGTAAAAGATACAAAAGCACCATGGATGGGCTCGACACCACATGGATGGGCTGATCAGACAGATGCGCGTAATGCAGGTAAATATGATCGTTGGTTGAATGTTAAGAAACCTTATAATAAAGATTATGCAGATGTTCCTTTAACATTAGGGTACTGTGATCGATCAGACTTTCCTTTTTATTATTCTCTGGCCGATGCATTTACAGTTTGTGATCAGCATTTTTGCTCCAGTATCACGGGGACACATCCAAACAGATGGTACTGGATGACGGGCACTGTACGCGAAAAGAACGAACCGCAAGCGAAAGCACATCTTTGGAATATAAGCGATTATAATAAACCGACTTTGAATTGGAAGACTTTTCCAGAAAGACTGGAAGAGAAAGGTATATCGTGGCGCATATACCAAAATGAATTGACGATAGGCGCTGGCCTCAGCGGAGAGGAAAGCAATTGGCTGGGTAATTTTGGTACCAACGTGATGGAATATTTCAAAGCTTACAATGTGAGGCTACATCCCGGTAATGTCCATAATCTGAATCAACGTAAAAAAGTGGTACAGCAAGAAATCGATCGTATCGGCGCAAATCCATCAGAAGAGGCTGATCAACGTAGATTGCAGGCTGCTATAAAAGTATTGGGGATGATTGATGAAAGTTTAGAGATCTACACAATAGGTAATTTTGAGAAACTTACGTCTCGGGAAAAGTCACTCAATAATAAGGCATTTACCATTAATAGTAATGACCCTGATTTTCACTCATTAACTACTTTGATGTATAAAGACGGCAATGAGGAACGAAAGTTACAAGTTCCAAAAGGAGATGTACTTCATCAATTTCGTGATGATGTCGCTCAGAATAAATTGCCAACAGTATCTTGGTTAATGACACCCGCAAATTTTTCTGATCATCCAGGTAGACCATGGTTCGGTTCATGGTATGTCAACGAGGTGATGGAAATATTATTGAAAAATCCAGAAGTATGGAAAAAAACCATATTTATCCTTACTTATGATGAAAATGATGGTTTTTTTGACCATGTGCCCCCTTATGCCGCACCAAATCCTTATCGACAGGATGTAGGTAAAGTATCGGCCAATATTGATGCAAAAATGGAATGGGTATTGAAAGATCAACAAACGAATCCTTCTGCTATGGACGACCGTATTCGTGAAAGTTCGATCGGTCTTGGTTACCGTGTTCCTCTTGTAATTGCATCACCATGGACCAGAGGTGGTTTTGTAAATTCGGAATTGTTTGATCATACTTCATCACTCCGTTTTTTAGAAAATTTTTTAGCACGAAAATTCGGTAAAGATATACGGGAAGAAAATATCACGACTTGGCGTCGCAGTATTTGTGGAGATCTGACTTCTATTTTTCGACCTTTTAATAAAGATAAAACAGATCCGGTGGACCATATCGATAAACAAGCTTTTATCGAAGATGTATATAAGTCTCAATATAAAGATATACCCAAGAACTATCGTCCACTGACTGTGGAAGAGGTTGTAAAGATCAATAGGGATCCGAAGAGCTTCTCTTTGTTTCCAGTGCAGGAGAAAGGAATTAAATCGTCTTGCCCTATCCCTTACGAGCTGTATGTCGACGGAAATTTTGATCATGAAAATAAAAAATATGAGGTCACTTTCCAGGCAGGAAATCAAGTGCATCAATCTAAATCTAATGGAGCTCCTTTTTTACTTTATGCTATCGAACCGTATGAGAATGAGCTATTGCGTACATGGGAGTATGCTGTAACTGCTGGCGATTTGCTAAAAGATAGTTGGAACTTATCTTCTTTTAAGAACGGAAATTATCATTTTAAAACATATGCACCTAATGGTTTTTACAGAGAATTTCGTGGTACAAGTCATCATCCTGAAATATCTGTTAAGTGTGGTTATGAGTTTGAAAAAGGTTATAGTAATTGTTTAACCGGTAGTGTGCAGTTGAATTTTCATAATAGTAGTGCTGAAGAAAGAAAATTGACCATTAAAGATGCAAGTTATCAACAGCAATCTAAAGCTATTATTTTAAAGCCAAATGAAAAAAAGAGTATCGTAGTTGCGTTATCTGCTAGTCATGGTTGGTATGATCTAGTTATTGAGGCTACTGGATTTCCGAACTGGTTGGAGCGTTTTGCCGGTCACGTAGAGACAGGACAAGTTTCTAAAACAGATCCCTTAATGGGAGGGGTATATTCCATAAAAAACGCTTGA
- a CDS encoding Crp/Fnr family transcriptional regulator, which translates to MIYHYITEKFSHFNLNEEEIYELSKILTFKKIHRKEILFCAGERVNTIALIVKGSVYGSILNVDGVVQITSFHYPSSLLEIVFNYEDYLLNNSSQMIFRAYDDALLLLLDIAAVKRLYEKFPRFYQLELMIMEPNLVMALKNVGILQAKTATDKIKLLKDNFPQIFQIFPYSYIASFLGIHRNTFNKVMTSI; encoded by the coding sequence ATGATATATCACTACATCACTGAAAAATTTTCACATTTTAATCTTAATGAGGAAGAAATTTACGAACTATCTAAAATTCTGACTTTTAAAAAGATTCATCGAAAAGAAATACTGTTTTGTGCTGGTGAACGTGTTAATACTATTGCACTTATTGTTAAAGGTTCAGTTTATGGCAGTATTTTAAATGTTGATGGAGTTGTACAAATTACAAGCTTTCATTATCCTTCTTCGTTATTAGAAATTGTTTTTAATTATGAGGATTATTTACTAAATAATTCTTCACAAATGATTTTTAGGGCTTATGATGATGCTCTACTACTTTTGTTGGATATCGCCGCTGTAAAGCGTCTATATGAAAAGTTTCCAAGGTTTTATCAATTGGAACTTATGATTATGGAACCAAATCTTGTGATGGCTTTAAAAAATGTAGGAATATTACAAGCCAAAACTGCAACTGATAAAATAAAATTATTGAAAGATAATTTTCCTCAGATATTTCAAATATTCCCATACAGTTACATTGCATCATTTTTGGGTATACATCGTAATACCTTTAATAAGGTAATGACCAGTATTTAA
- a CDS encoding response regulator transcription factor, producing MDGRLINKRKITIAIVDSSSIIRQMLSLLVERDVRFKLFGAFANGTELITNDEEISCFPSVCLLDIVMPTFRSFQTARFLKEKYPKINIFGYSSYSQGAHMYGINKDHCNLGFQRDKWKITQLLDIIYEECRSLN from the coding sequence ATGGATGGTAGATTAATTAATAAAAGAAAAATAACTATAGCAATTGTCGATAGTTCCTCCATTATTAGACAAATGCTGTCATTATTGGTAGAAAGAGATGTACGTTTTAAGCTATTCGGTGCTTTTGCGAACGGAACAGAATTAATTACCAATGATGAAGAGATTAGTTGCTTTCCTTCCGTTTGTTTGCTAGATATTGTGATGCCTACATTTAGAAGTTTTCAAACTGCCAGATTTTTGAAAGAAAAATATCCGAAAATAAATATTTTTGGATACAGTTCTTACAGCCAAGGAGCACATATGTACGGAATTAACAAAGATCATTGTAATTTAGGGTTTCAAAGAGATAAATGGAAAATTACCCAGCTTCTCGATATAATCTATGAAGAATGTCGTAGTCTGAATTGA
- a CDS encoding RNA polymerase sigma factor has protein sequence MDSDLQIWQMFQVGHEASFKVLFERYNQLLYNYGFKFTQDNVVIEDSIQELFVKLWSNKENLNSEISVKNYLYKSYRRILVKNLEQMIKRDQVTTTSIEHLPFTIELPHDVSMIRKERVMEIKSKLDQALSKMSARQREIIHLRFFEELTYAEIANIMELSTKDTYKLYYRALDSLKKHFGRFGVLVLLHLLNQVKT, from the coding sequence ATGGATTCCGATTTACAGATATGGCAGATGTTCCAGGTTGGACATGAAGCATCGTTTAAAGTACTTTTTGAACGATACAATCAGCTTTTGTACAATTATGGCTTTAAATTTACACAGGATAATGTTGTTATCGAAGATAGTATACAAGAACTGTTTGTCAAACTTTGGAGTAATAAAGAAAACTTAAATTCTGAGATCTCTGTCAAAAATTATCTGTATAAATCTTACCGTCGCATTTTGGTCAAAAATCTTGAACAAATGATAAAACGCGATCAGGTAACAACGACCTCAATTGAACATCTTCCATTTACGATAGAACTTCCTCACGATGTAAGTATGATTAGGAAGGAACGTGTAATGGAGATAAAAAGCAAGTTGGACCAGGCTTTATCTAAAATGTCAGCTAGGCAAAGAGAAATTATTCACCTCCGTTTTTTTGAAGAATTGACATATGCTGAGATCGCTAATATTATGGAATTATCAACAAAGGATACCTATAAATTATATTATCGGGCATTGGATAGTTTAAAGAAACACTTTGGAAGATTTGGAGTTTTGGTTCTTTTGCATCTTTTGAACCAGGTCAAAACTTGA
- a CDS encoding FecR family protein produces MDSQFEKYKNYKAADFFADENFVQSNLEPTANDFWVRLGSYDSELAVEMDNARLWMTLIKEQPIVKGQVSSDERWNNIQKAVPAYVLKQRKQQLIKMMIRWTARAAAIIAFVFIIYDISQFGTKSTNTAYGERTELLLPDASIIKLNSNSKLSYVRDWKTDKPREVWFEGEGLFDVKHTAVKNRLQENDLFVVHVGDLSLTVLGTKFNVKDRRGLIEVTLFEGSIKINGKNGLDRLLEPGETFIYDEDAKVDQIVQINPVKVSSWTRGELNIEHSNLANIISVLEDNYGYQVIVEDPTLLDKRFTGTIPAKGIEDVLFVIKHTMNVNITLKNKQIIIKADK; encoded by the coding sequence ATGGACTCTCAATTTGAAAAATATAAAAATTATAAAGCAGCAGATTTTTTTGCTGATGAAAATTTTGTTCAATCGAATTTGGAACCGACGGCAAATGATTTTTGGGTCAGATTGGGATCTTATGACTCTGAACTTGCAGTCGAAATGGATAATGCCAGACTTTGGATGACATTAATTAAAGAACAACCAATTGTTAAAGGTCAGGTATCGAGTGATGAGCGTTGGAACAATATTCAAAAAGCTGTTCCCGCATATGTGTTAAAACAACGTAAACAACAATTGATCAAAATGATGATCAGATGGACTGCTCGAGCAGCAGCAATCATTGCATTTGTTTTTATAATTTATGATATCAGCCAATTTGGAACCAAATCTACCAATACAGCATATGGAGAGCGAACTGAGTTATTGCTTCCTGACGCATCGATTATCAAATTGAATAGCAACTCCAAGTTATCCTATGTACGTGATTGGAAAACTGATAAACCACGGGAGGTATGGTTCGAGGGGGAAGGTTTGTTTGATGTCAAACATACAGCCGTTAAAAATCGTCTCCAGGAAAATGATCTTTTTGTTGTACATGTAGGCGACTTATCGCTTACTGTGCTAGGTACTAAATTTAATGTAAAAGATCGTCGTGGTCTTATCGAAGTAACTCTTTTTGAAGGGAGCATCAAAATAAATGGGAAAAATGGTTTAGATAGGCTTCTTGAGCCTGGTGAAACATTTATTTATGATGAGGATGCAAAAGTTGATCAGATTGTTCAAATAAATCCGGTGAAGGTTTCGTCATGGACCCGTGGTGAGCTTAATATCGAACATAGCAACTTAGCCAACATCATAAGTGTACTAGAAGATAACTATGGCTATCAGGTCATTGTTGAAGACCCTACTCTTTTGGATAAACGATTTACTGGAACTATTCCTGCAAAAGGAATTGAGGATGTTCTATTCGTTATCAAACATACAATGAACGTAAATATTACCTTGAAAAATAAACAAATAATTATAAAAGCTGACAAATAA